The following coding sequences lie in one Sporichthyaceae bacterium genomic window:
- a CDS encoding helix-turn-helix domain-containing protein translates to MGTGTEALAAALARAAAAEAENASLRAVAVKVMAAVDLEAALSSVTHEALAALDADIAGVFLREGERIVMRGCVGNRNRQTARLRMGPNEGLAGLVFATGDVAGVDSYVRSEVISDHFRDLARAEQVRSALAAPLSLGGEVIGVLEVWRRRRAVFTPAETQRLVALAELGAIALNNARLRDATTQSMREVELAHRQMQTHLHRVEHALATQQELVSSIIDGGGSAAIVRIAAQRTSGTTVYLDAYLEPVAVYPPGREATELTRVLREHLSSAGRAGGQSWVRRGERPVIVRAVSSGTDHFGWLGLAAGADASDEDYELAVTQASLACSLSNLQEQAAARARAGAQEELLLSLLHDSVNERRTGLTRARSLRIDLTGRLRVLVCELRGLDAAATAEGWTGTQLDAIRRGLTNIVRAGLSARAVLVAGRDDTVLVLMRAVALSTTREALTRVTAELVAARPDIAPTWGVSAVHERPADLADALAEARTALRALRHVPDRAVSCHDDLGILRLMLAEPGSTDLSRFVTETVGPIISYDRAHRGVLMPTLRAYFDCGCSQQDAAARMFIHAKTIKYRLVQVEKLTGLDLADHHDRLRADIAVRAAELFATGAAVDPGPGSA, encoded by the coding sequence GTGGGCACCGGAACGGAAGCCCTGGCGGCCGCGCTGGCGCGGGCGGCAGCTGCCGAGGCGGAGAACGCGTCGCTGCGGGCGGTCGCGGTGAAGGTCATGGCCGCGGTCGACCTGGAAGCCGCGTTGTCCTCCGTCACCCATGAGGCGCTCGCGGCGCTGGACGCCGACATCGCCGGGGTGTTCCTCCGCGAGGGCGAACGCATCGTCATGCGCGGCTGCGTGGGCAACCGGAACCGGCAGACTGCCCGGCTCCGGATGGGTCCCAACGAGGGCCTGGCCGGTCTGGTGTTCGCTACCGGCGACGTCGCGGGGGTCGACTCCTACGTGCGCAGCGAGGTGATCTCCGACCACTTCCGCGACCTGGCCCGGGCCGAGCAGGTGCGCTCGGCGTTGGCCGCCCCACTGAGCCTGGGCGGCGAGGTGATCGGGGTGCTCGAGGTCTGGCGGCGCCGCAGGGCGGTGTTCACCCCGGCCGAGACGCAGCGGTTGGTGGCGCTGGCGGAGCTGGGCGCGATCGCGCTGAACAACGCCCGGTTGCGCGACGCGACCACGCAGAGCATGCGGGAGGTGGAACTGGCGCACCGTCAGATGCAGACGCACCTGCACCGCGTCGAGCACGCCCTGGCTACCCAGCAGGAGTTGGTCTCCTCGATCATCGACGGCGGCGGGTCCGCCGCGATCGTGCGCATCGCCGCCCAGCGGACGTCCGGGACCACGGTCTATCTCGACGCCTACCTGGAACCGGTGGCCGTCTACCCGCCCGGCCGCGAGGCCACGGAGCTGACCCGGGTGCTGCGTGAGCACCTCTCCAGTGCCGGCCGGGCGGGCGGCCAGAGTTGGGTGCGCCGCGGCGAGCGGCCGGTGATCGTGCGGGCGGTGTCGTCGGGCACCGACCACTTCGGCTGGCTGGGACTGGCCGCCGGTGCCGACGCGAGCGACGAGGACTACGAGTTGGCCGTGACCCAGGCCAGCCTGGCCTGTTCGTTGAGCAACCTCCAGGAGCAGGCCGCGGCCCGCGCCCGCGCCGGCGCGCAGGAGGAGTTGCTGCTGAGCCTGCTCCACGACTCGGTCAATGAGCGGCGCACGGGGTTGACCCGCGCCCGCAGCCTCCGGATCGACCTGACCGGCCGACTGCGGGTGCTGGTCTGCGAACTGCGTGGCCTGGACGCGGCGGCGACAGCGGAAGGGTGGACCGGCACGCAGTTGGACGCGATCCGGCGCGGGCTGACCAACATCGTGCGCGCCGGACTCAGCGCCCGGGCCGTGCTGGTGGCCGGCCGCGACGACACCGTGCTGGTGCTGATGCGGGCCGTTGCCCTCTCGACCACTCGGGAGGCGCTCACCCGGGTCACCGCTGAACTGGTCGCCGCGCGCCCGGACATCGCGCCGACCTGGGGAGTCAGCGCCGTCCACGAGCGTCCCGCCGACCTGGCCGATGCACTGGCCGAGGCCCGCACCGCGCTGCGGGCGTTGCGACACGTGCCGGACCGGGCCGTGTCCTGCCACGACGATCTCGGCATCCTGCGGCTGATGCTGGCCGAGCCGGGCAGCACCGACCTCTCGCGCTTCGTCACCGAGACCGTCGGGCCGATCATCTCCTACGACCGGGCGCACCGCGGGGTGCTGATGCCGACCCTGCGCGCCTACTTCGACTGCGGTTGCTCGCAGCAGGACGCGGCCGCGCGGATGTTCATCCACGCCAAGACGATCAAATACCGATTGGTGCAGGTCGAGAAGCTGACCGGCCTCGACCTCGCCGACCACCACGACCGGTTGCGGGCCGACATAGCGGTCCGCGCCGCTGAACTGTTCGCGACCGGTGCCGCAGTGGATCCGGGCCCCGGGTCGGCTTAA
- a CDS encoding pyruvate, phosphate dikinase produces MTGYVHDLPDLDPNAIDRLGGKGAGLGRMHRLGLPVPPAFVIDTDACRTYREDGGTLPEGLPKDIGAAMERLQAATGKGFVAGDGVPLLVSVRSGAKISMPGMMDTVLNLGLDRNSVLRLAAAGGDEFAVDTWLRFWAMFADIVLDCDGEWLKQSVAEQRDAAAAGLTPETAAALETAIVAGLEDEGAQAPVDPADQLIAAVRAVFSSWDSRRAKAYRAHHGIPDDLGTAVVVQAMVFGNLGGLSGSGVAFTRDPKTGENRLFGEFLAGGQGEEVVAGTKTPVDLAEPRAHASDSDERGTSEEDKLAMSPWADVVAELEAFGRRLEREYTDALDIEFTVEDGKLYLLQVRAAKRTAAAAVATATQLVDEGLITTDQALHRVTPDQLRKLVDPEFDAAALAQAETAGKLLVSGIGASPGHGSGVAVLDADRAAHRAASGEPVVLVRATTSPQDLPGMLAAQAVVTARGGATSHAAVVARALDKPCVTGCSELAVRPDEGVFLVDGKTYPEGTFLSVDGATGRVYAADIPRGIPESNLTRMAALLGWADAASSASVWVPTTVGAQWGVGVVALTDLLLGVGRLDVLIDALGTLSADPGAKVAEHLVPAIRAGLDPLLVAAGEQPVDLRLPVLSSARARRSVGEWASLAPELLRPLGSQALLDAYLTAIGQSAAATGHQRLTVHIGGVSSAAEVSAFAQRLGDAGLCAGAVLQNAAVLARPEQLAATGAALWVDLPELIRTSCGQPAELLFDAVDEGLVPLVEDLLVGLARAGSASRIGVDLSGGSVTALAPALHRMGYRHFAAAAAGQAEALRLLLGRTAVPTPEANH; encoded by the coding sequence ATGACCGGCTACGTGCACGACCTGCCCGACCTGGACCCGAACGCGATCGATCGGCTCGGCGGCAAGGGTGCCGGGCTGGGCCGGATGCATCGACTGGGCCTGCCGGTCCCGCCGGCGTTCGTGATCGACACCGACGCCTGCCGCACCTACCGCGAGGACGGCGGCACCCTGCCGGAAGGCCTGCCCAAGGACATCGGCGCAGCGATGGAGCGCCTGCAGGCCGCCACGGGCAAGGGTTTCGTCGCCGGGGACGGCGTCCCGCTGCTGGTGTCGGTCCGCTCCGGGGCCAAGATCTCCATGCCCGGGATGATGGACACAGTCCTGAACCTGGGCCTGGACCGCAACTCCGTGCTGCGGCTGGCCGCGGCGGGCGGCGACGAGTTCGCCGTCGACACCTGGCTGCGCTTCTGGGCGATGTTCGCCGACATCGTGCTCGACTGCGACGGCGAGTGGCTCAAGCAGTCCGTCGCCGAGCAACGCGACGCCGCGGCCGCGGGGCTGACGCCGGAAACGGCCGCCGCGCTGGAGACGGCGATCGTCGCCGGCCTGGAGGACGAAGGCGCGCAGGCTCCCGTCGATCCGGCCGACCAGCTGATCGCCGCGGTGCGCGCGGTCTTCTCCTCGTGGGACTCCCGCCGGGCCAAGGCCTACCGGGCCCACCACGGCATCCCGGACGACCTCGGCACCGCGGTCGTCGTCCAGGCGATGGTGTTCGGCAACCTCGGTGGCCTGTCCGGCAGCGGCGTCGCGTTCACCCGCGACCCGAAGACCGGCGAGAACCGGCTGTTCGGCGAGTTCCTCGCCGGTGGTCAGGGCGAGGAGGTCGTCGCGGGCACCAAGACTCCGGTCGATCTCGCCGAGCCGCGAGCGCACGCGAGCGACTCCGACGAGCGAGGAACGAGTGAGGAGGACAAGCTCGCCATGTCGCCGTGGGCCGACGTCGTCGCCGAGCTCGAGGCGTTCGGCCGCCGGCTGGAACGCGAGTACACGGACGCGTTGGACATCGAGTTCACCGTCGAGGACGGGAAGCTCTACCTGCTGCAGGTCCGGGCCGCCAAGCGCACCGCGGCCGCGGCCGTGGCCACCGCGACCCAGCTGGTCGACGAAGGCCTGATCACCACTGATCAGGCGCTGCACCGGGTCACCCCGGACCAGCTGCGCAAGCTGGTCGACCCCGAGTTCGACGCCGCCGCCCTGGCGCAGGCCGAAACGGCGGGCAAGCTGCTGGTCTCCGGGATCGGCGCCTCGCCCGGCCACGGCAGCGGCGTCGCGGTGCTCGACGCCGACCGCGCCGCCCACCGGGCCGCCTCCGGCGAGCCGGTGGTCCTGGTCCGTGCCACCACCAGCCCGCAGGACCTGCCCGGCATGTTGGCCGCCCAGGCCGTCGTGACCGCGCGCGGCGGCGCGACCTCGCACGCCGCGGTGGTGGCCCGCGCCTTGGACAAGCCGTGCGTCACCGGCTGCTCGGAGCTGGCCGTCCGCCCGGACGAGGGCGTGTTCCTGGTCGACGGAAAGACCTACCCGGAGGGCACGTTCCTCTCGGTCGACGGCGCCACCGGAAGGGTTTACGCCGCCGACATTCCCCGCGGGATCCCGGAGTCGAACCTGACGCGCATGGCGGCCTTGCTGGGCTGGGCCGATGCCGCGTCGTCGGCCTCGGTCTGGGTCCCCACCACCGTCGGGGCGCAGTGGGGTGTCGGCGTGGTCGCGCTGACCGACCTGCTGCTCGGCGTCGGCCGGCTCGACGTTCTGATCGACGCGCTCGGCACGCTCAGCGCCGACCCGGGCGCGAAGGTCGCCGAGCACCTGGTCCCCGCGATCCGCGCCGGGCTGGACCCGCTGCTGGTTGCGGCCGGTGAGCAGCCGGTCGACCTGCGGCTGCCGGTGCTCTCCTCGGCCCGGGCGCGGCGCTCGGTCGGCGAGTGGGCGTCGCTGGCCCCGGAACTGTTGCGGCCGTTGGGATCGCAGGCCCTGCTCGACGCCTACCTGACCGCGATCGGTCAGTCCGCGGCCGCCACCGGGCACCAGCGCCTGACCGTCCACATCGGTGGGGTGAGCAGCGCGGCCGAGGTTTCGGCGTTCGCCCAGCGGCTGGGCGATGCCGGCCTGTGCGCCGGAGCGGTCCTGCAGAACGCAGCGGTACTGGCCCGCCCCGAGCAGTTGGCGGCCACCGGCGCCGCGCTGTGGGTGGACCTGCCGGAACTGATCCGGACGTCCTGCGGTCAGCCCGCCGAACTCCTGTTCGACGCGGTCGACGAGGGCCTCGTGCCGCTGGTCGAGGACCTGCTGGTCGGCCTGGCCCGGGCCGGTTCCGCGTCCCGCATCGGGGTAGACCTGTCCGGCGGCTCGGTCACCGCGCTGGCCCCTGCCTTGCATCGCATGGGTTATCGGCACTTCGCGGCGGCGGCGGCCGGCCAGGCCGAGGCGCTGCGACTGTTGCTAGGTCGCACCGCCGTCCCCACCCCCGAAGCCAACCACTGA
- a CDS encoding PEP-utilizing enzyme, producing the protein MSVVAQGYNAFETNKTATGTVKYLKDPASVMALIKSGKLGEHILLVRGGTTTFLAPALTMGAIGVITMSGAPESHLGILSREFQIPCVMTAYLTSSPSRYIVGDAGDEHFAEIVAELEGKKVTLDCSDHESGKIVLAA; encoded by the coding sequence ATGAGCGTGGTCGCGCAGGGCTACAACGCCTTCGAGACGAACAAAACCGCCACCGGAACGGTGAAGTACCTGAAGGACCCCGCCTCGGTGATGGCCTTGATCAAGAGTGGGAAGCTCGGCGAGCACATCCTGCTCGTGCGTGGTGGGACCACGACCTTCCTCGCGCCGGCCCTGACGATGGGCGCGATCGGCGTGATCACGATGTCCGGTGCCCCGGAGTCCCATCTGGGCATCCTGTCCCGCGAGTTCCAGATCCCTTGCGTGATGACGGCCTACCTGACTTCCAGCCCCTCGCGCTACATCGTCGGCGACGCCGGCGACGAGCACTTCGCCGAGATCGTCGCCGAACTCGAGGGCAAGAAGGTCACCCTGGACTGCTCGGACCACGAAAGCGGCAAGATCGTGCTGGCCGCCTGA